Part of the Sulfurimonas denitrificans DSM 1251 genome is shown below.
TTACAAATAAAGCTGATATAGATACAGCATATGCGGAACAGTTAACAGTTGCAGAGCATTTTTCGGTTCCTTACAATCAAGATGTACCTATGAGAGATGGTTCTGTGAAAAATGTAAAGATGGCTCAAAGTCTTAAAGGTGCTCATGATATAGCTTTAGAAGAGGCGAAAATAGTTGCAGTGGATATGAAAGATCAAGATGTAAAAGATGCAGTTGCGCGTGGTGAAATCCCTGAAATCGTTGCATTAATAGCATATTTGAATAGTCTTAAATAGGGGTTTGAAGTGAATATTGCAGAGATTCAGGCTTACGGATACTTTATATTAACATTTGCTCTTGTTTTAGTGTTGTATGGTTATATATACCACCTCTACACAAAAAAGAGAGATGCTGATGGGGTCGACTATGAGAGTTATAGCAATATGGCACTAAAAGATGATATAGACGATGCTCCAGTGTCAGCTGTATCTGAAGAGAAAGAGAAATAGGAGGGATATATGAATAAGCTTTATCTTGGAGGAGCTATTTTTACCGTTTTGATGTTAATACTGACATATCTGTCTGTTGGGACATCAAAGGGCGGTTTTAATGGCGACATCGTTAATATGCTTGCAATTGCAGGAGCAATTGCTCTAGTTATAATTACAGTTTTTGTTGTAATTAAATATGTTCGTCAGATGCAAGTAGACAGTGCAACTGGTGAACTTGCCGATGAAAATTGGGATGGAATAGGCGAGTATAAGAACAGTTTGCCAACTGGCTGGGCTGTTATGTTTTTACTTACAATGATTTGGGGTATGTGGTATTTTACAATAGGTTATCCTGTAAATTCGTACTCTCAAATTGGTGAGTATAATGAAGATACAGCAGTTCATAATGCTAAATTTGAAGCTAAGTATAAAGATATTACTGGTGATAGATTAGTAGAGATGGGTGAGTCTGTATTTTTAGCTGAGTGTAAAGTTTGTCACGGAATTAATGCTGATGGTATTGATGGCAAAGCAGCAAACTTAAATAAAAGAATAGATGCTGCTTCTGTTAAACATGTTATTGAGAATGGTTCAAACTACCAGCTTCTTGGCTCTGAGATGCCAATGCCTGATCGTAATGGACTATTTAACAATAACACAGGTGCACTTATTACAGATGCTGAAATAGAAGTAGTTTCTAAGTATGTAGCAAATGGTATGAGTGGAGATGGTGCTGATATTTTTGTTGGTGCTTGTTCTGCATGTCATGGCGAAGATGGAAAAGGCATGGAGGCAGTTGCTCCAAATCTTGTAGCTTTCTCACCTGTTTTAGTAACAAATGTTTTAACTCATGGTAAAAAAGGTATGATAGGTGTTATGCCTAAGTTTGATAGACTTAACGATAAACAAAAAGAAGCTGTTGGTGCATATATCACTAACATAAGCAAATAAGGGGTCGTTTATGAATGAAAATAGAAGCGTATTCTCTATTGATGGGATAACAGGCATGTTGGTAGCAACAGTGCTACTGCTTAGTATTTTAGTTGGATTAACACTTTGGGCTATTAATGTTCAACATGCTAGTGCAGCAAATTATTACGACATAAAAGATGAAGCATCTATAAAAATGTTTGGCTCTAATGTGGCTGATCATGTTGTTGATGTAAAGTAAGGAGTGGAAGATGGAAAAAATTATTTCATGGGGCTTAGTTTTAATGGCTCTATATACACTCTATGCAGTTTTAACACCTAATCATCTCTATATTGGTTAGGAAAAAGTTGAAGTTTTCAAGGGGGCTTTATGCCCTCCTTCTCACCCTTTTTTTTAACTCTTCATTGGTTGCACAATACTTATATAAAGATGAACTTATATTTAATCCAGCATTTAATGTTGAGATAGAAAAACTAGGATCTGAGCTTTACGAAAAAACAGGCATCTCTCTTAGACTTGTTATGTTAAAAAAATTGCCAGATTCTAAAAATATAGTAGAGTATGAAGAGCAACTCCTAGCAGAGTTTGATAAACCTACTATTTTGCTCACTTTTTCGCAGATGGATACAAAAGTGGATATTTTGGCGAATGAGACATCTTTATATAACTATTTTGATAAAAAACAGATACTAAGTCCAGTTGCTTCAGTAGTACAAGCTTTTACAATAGCACTATTTTATAGTGATAGTTTTGCGATGTTTAAAGAGATTATAAGCGATTATGGCGGAACAATTATCCCTCTTTTAGCTCAAAAATCAAAAGATAATGAGCTACTTGGCAAATATTCAGGCTCAATGTTTAACGGTTATGCAGATATAGCAGACCAGATTGCATCAAGTAAAGGTGTGGTGCTTGAAAATAGCGTGGGGAGTGCAAATCAGCAGAGTATATTTGTTGTAAAAGTATTATTTTACGGTTTTGTTCTTTATGGTATATATATGTATATTAAAAGAAAACTATATTTAAGAAAGCAGAAAAATGAAACTAAATAACGGCAGAATTTGGCCATATGCGATTAGTGCATCAATTATTTTTATATTTGGAGCATGTATAGCAACCATAGTAGTAACAAGTTCGCTTCCAGTCCAAGAGAGTGACACATACATGATGAGTTATCATGACGCTGATGCTAAAGCAAACGAGCTTATAAAGGCTAAAATAGATTTTGATAAGAAGTACAATATAGAGTACGTAACTCAGACATTTACAAAAGATAAAAGTGTCATAGCTTATAAAATTAGCGATAAAGAGTCAAATCCTGTAAATAATGCAACTATAAAAGTGGTACTTACAAGACCATCAACTCTTAAAAATGACCAAGAGTTAAATAATCCAAGCGTGGAAAACGGCGTATATACTTTTGAGCCGACAACACTTAGCGCAGATGGAAGATGGGATATTATGGCTCAAGTGAGTGTTGGCGAAACAAGCAGATTTTACAACATAAAAACAGACACAAGAGGGATGAATATAGTAGAGTATTAGGCTATAATTAAGCCATGAATAACCAAACTATAGTACTCCCATCAGCTCGCTCTATTCGCAATGAACAGTTGAAGCTAGAGGGCGAAAACCTCTTCTTGGCACATTTTATCACTATGAGTGATTTTATATCAAGACTTTGTATAGTTAAAGATTTTAAGATACTTGATGAAGATAGCAGAGTGCTTCTGCTCTTAGAAGCAAGTGATTTTAGTGATTTTAAAAACCTACAGATTGAGCGAAATTTCTTTACATTTACAAAAAATTCATCATATATATTTAAATTTTTTCAAGAACTTAGTGCTGAGTTATACGATATAAAAGAGTTAGAGAACTCTGATATTTATGCTGAATTTGCAGAGCATATAGCAATTCTACAAGAGCTGCATAAAAGGTATGAGAAGTTATGCTCTGAACGTAAATTCCTTGATAAAATATTTCTCCCAAAGCTCTACACTTTTAACGAAGAGTATGCAAAAAGTCATGAGGCTCTAGAGCTACATGTTGATGGTCATCTGACAAACTTTGAGTTTGAACTGCTGCATAAGTGTTGTGAGTTTTGCAGCGTTGAACTTATATTTAGCACAAGCAGATTTAACTCAAAAATGAGAGTAAAGTTTGCAGAGTTGGGTATAGAACTAGAGGTTGGCTATAGATATAAAATCTCTCTAAATGAGAAGAAAATAGTAGAAACAAAGAAGATTATACATAATAAAAATATAGTTGCTGACTCTTTTAGTGAGCCAATTCTACAAGCCGCATTTGTAAAAAAGAAAATTTATGACTTTATAAAAAAAGGTTACAAAGCAGAGAATATAGCACTTATCTTGCCAGATGAGAAGTTTGCTACTGTTTTGGGGGTATTTGATGAAAAATCAAACTTCAACTTTGCCATGGGTGAGCCATTTACTAACACACAGATATATAAAAAACTAAACGCTACATGTAAGTATATAGAGCAAGATTCAAAAGAGAATTATGCTAGGCTAAGAAGAGAGGGTGATGAGTTTCTTATAAAACTTAGCGCAATATACATGGGCAAAAGCAAAGATGTTGATGTTTTAGAGTTTCTAAAAGAGTATAAAGAGAGCTCAAGCAGTAAAAAAGAGATAAAAATATTTGATGAAGAGCTTTATAAATTTAAAAATATTTTGCCTTTTATGAGAGAGATGAGTGTAAAATCAGTCATAAATCTATTTATGCAGAGATTATCAAAAAGAACATTAGATGATGTTAGAGGTGGAAAAATAACCGTTATGGGAGTTTTAGAGACTCGTTCTGTAACTTTTGAGGCAATAATAATAGTTGATTTCGATGACTCAAACGTTCCAAAAAAAAGTGATAAAGATATGTTTTTAAACACTCAAGTAAGAGAGATGGCAAACCTTCCAACTATGAGTGATAGAGAAAATTTACAAAAGCACTATTATGAGATGCTTATAAATGGCTCAAAAGAGGTAGCGATAAGTTTTGTAAAGTCAAAAGAGAGTGCTGGTTCAAGATTTTTAAAACAGTTAAATATAAAAGAAAACAATCAACATAACGAGCAAGAGTACGCCTCTTTGCTCTTTAGTAGAGCAGGTGTGAACAAACAACAAGAGAGAGAGATTTCTTTTGATTATAGCTTTAGGGGCAAGACGCTCTCTGCTACAAAGTTAAAAACATTTCTTACATGTAAGAGAAAATATTACTATCGTTATATTATGCAACTAAAAAATCATGAGATTCCAAAAGATATGCCAAAAGAACATGAGATAGGCAGTGACGTTCATAAAGCACTAAAGGAGCTATACACAAAAAAAAGCTCCTATGAGAGCCTTGAGGAGTTAAGAAAAGATTTGCATAAAGAGATGAGTTGTGCATCTGGAGAGAGTGAGCTAGAGGGCTATCTCATGGCTGTTCAAGAGAGAAGAATGAGCGTTTTTGTTCAAAATGAGATTAAAAGGTTTGCTGAGGGATATGTAGTTTTAGAGTGTGAAAAGAGTCTTAGTGTGGAGTTTGGCGGGATGGTGTTAAATGGGCAGATAGATAGGATAGATATAAAAGAGAATGAACTCTATGTGCTTGATTATAAAACTGGCTCCTATCCAATATATACTCAAAAAAACTTCACAGAAGCAACAGACTTCCAGCTTGAATTTTACTATCTTCTAGCCTCAACATTGGGTCAGGTAAAAGAGTGCGGATACTATGATTTAAAAGAATCAAAGATAGTAACAGAGCCACTCTTGAGCGAAAAACTCTCCATCTTAGGCTCACATGTAAAAGATTTGCTAAATATAGAACATCTAAATTTTAGCAAGTGTGAAGATATAAAAAATTGTCAATTTTGTGAATTTAAAATTATTTGTCAAAGGGAATAGATGAAAGAAGAAGAAAAAAACAAAAACAACCCACTTCATGGTGTTACACTACAACATATTTTAGAGGTCTTGATTGAGCGTTACGGCTTTAAAGAGTTGGGTGCAAAAGTGGATATTAGATGTTTTTTGATAAATCCAACAATTAGCTCATGTTTGAAGTTTTTGAGAAAAACACCGTGGGCTAGGGCAAAAGTTGAAGAACTTTACATAAAAAGTATGGGCAAGCAGAGCTAAAATGGTTATAAATAACCTAGCTTACGAGGCGAGTGCTGGAAGCGGAAAAACTTTTATGCTTGTTGTTCGCTATCTTAGTCTGCTCTTTATGGGAGCAAAGGCTTCAAGGATATTGGCGCTTACGTTTACAAACAAAGCCGCAAGTGAGATGCAAGAGAGGATTATCGCAACACTCGAAGAGCTAGAACATAGAGGCGAGTTAGATGAGATTCTAAGAGTTACAGGGCTCTCTATTGAGTATCTTTTAGAGAATCGTCAAAGAGTTTTGGATGAGTTTTTAAACTCACATACAAAGATAATGACGATAGATAGTTTTTTCACAAAAATACTTAGAAAATTCTCCCTTTATGCTTCACTTATGCCAGATTTTTCTACATTTTCTTCTCAGCATGAGCTAAAGCTTCTTTCGCGTTTTTTAAAAGAGGTAAGTATAACAAATCAAAAGGAGAGGCTAATATCGCTCTGGCTCTCTTCAAATAAGCGTCTTAGTGATATCTTTGAACTATTAGATGAGTTTTATGTCAAGTTTGCAGAGCTAAAACATATTGAGTTTAAAAAACAAAATATAGAGGTATTTGAAGAGGAAGCACTCTCTTATATGTCAGAGCTTAAAACGATTGTGACTTCTTGCCCTAGCGCTTCAAGTACAGCAATAAAATCTGTTGAAGCAAAAGATTTTGAAGAGCTTTGCTCAAAGAGTTGGCTAGAGAGGGAAAGCCTAGATTACAGAACCTTTGCAAAGTGCTACACTCCTGCTATGGATGAACTGTTGCACAAGATAAAAGATGCCATAAAAAACCAAAATAGAGGACGTGAGCAGAACTTCTTTTTTTCGTTAAAAGGGCTGGTTGACACCTATATTAAGAGTAAAAAAGCGCTATATATGGATGATAATGAGCTTAGTTTTAGTGATGTGACATATCTTGTATATCAGATTTTAAAACTTCTTGGTGATGATAGTGAGTTTTTGTACTTTAGGCTTGATGCGCAGATAGAGCATATTCTCTTGGATGAGTTTCAAGATACTAGTATTTTGCAGTAT
Proteins encoded:
- a CDS encoding PD-(D/E)XK nuclease family protein, with the translated sequence MNNQTIVLPSARSIRNEQLKLEGENLFLAHFITMSDFISRLCIVKDFKILDEDSRVLLLLEASDFSDFKNLQIERNFFTFTKNSSYIFKFFQELSAELYDIKELENSDIYAEFAEHIAILQELHKRYEKLCSERKFLDKIFLPKLYTFNEEYAKSHEALELHVDGHLTNFEFELLHKCCEFCSVELIFSTSRFNSKMRVKFAELGIELEVGYRYKISLNEKKIVETKKIIHNKNIVADSFSEPILQAAFVKKKIYDFIKKGYKAENIALILPDEKFATVLGVFDEKSNFNFAMGEPFTNTQIYKKLNATCKYIEQDSKENYARLRREGDEFLIKLSAIYMGKSKDVDVLEFLKEYKESSSSKKEIKIFDEELYKFKNILPFMREMSVKSVINLFMQRLSKRTLDDVRGGKITVMGVLETRSVTFEAIIIVDFDDSNVPKKSDKDMFLNTQVREMANLPTMSDRENLQKHYYEMLINGSKEVAISFVKSKESAGSRFLKQLNIKENNQHNEQEYASLLFSRAGVNKQQEREISFDYSFRGKTLSATKLKTFLTCKRKYYYRYIMQLKNHEIPKDMPKEHEIGSDVHKALKELYTKKSSYESLEELRKDLHKEMSCASGESELEGYLMAVQERRMSVFVQNEIKRFAEGYVVLECEKSLSVEFGGMVLNGQIDRIDIKENELYVLDYKTGSYPIYTQKNFTEATDFQLEFYYLLASTLGQVKECGYYDLKESKIVTEPLLSEKLSILGSHVKDLLNIEHLNFSKCEDIKNCQFCEFKIICQRE
- a CDS encoding DUF4006 family protein, producing the protein MNENRSVFSIDGITGMLVATVLLLSILVGLTLWAINVQHASAANYYDIKDEASIKMFGSNVADHVVDVK
- a CDS encoding cytochrome c oxidase, cbb3-type, CcoQ subunit, with the protein product MNIAEIQAYGYFILTFALVLVLYGYIYHLYTKKRDADGVDYESYSNMALKDDIDDAPVSAVSEEKEK
- a CDS encoding VF530 family DNA-binding protein, with product MKEEEKNKNNPLHGVTLQHILEVLIERYGFKELGAKVDIRCFLINPTISSCLKFLRKTPWARAKVEELYIKSMGKQS
- a CDS encoding FixH family protein, which codes for MKLNNGRIWPYAISASIIFIFGACIATIVVTSSLPVQESDTYMMSYHDADAKANELIKAKIDFDKKYNIEYVTQTFTKDKSVIAYKISDKESNPVNNATIKVVLTRPSTLKNDQELNNPSVENGVYTFEPTTLSADGRWDIMAQVSVGETSRFYNIKTDTRGMNIVEY
- a CDS encoding cbb3-type cytochrome c oxidase N-terminal domain-containing protein: MNKLYLGGAIFTVLMLILTYLSVGTSKGGFNGDIVNMLAIAGAIALVIITVFVVIKYVRQMQVDSATGELADENWDGIGEYKNSLPTGWAVMFLLTMIWGMWYFTIGYPVNSYSQIGEYNEDTAVHNAKFEAKYKDITGDRLVEMGESVFLAECKVCHGINADGIDGKAANLNKRIDAASVKHVIENGSNYQLLGSEMPMPDRNGLFNNNTGALITDAEIEVVSKYVANGMSGDGADIFVGACSACHGEDGKGMEAVAPNLVAFSPVLVTNVLTHGKKGMIGVMPKFDRLNDKQKEAVGAYITNISK